GCAGATTCACAGAGCTCTTCTTGCCGAATGTTAGGTAGGTTCTCGAATAAGCTACATCTCCGCCGACGCGATTACGGTACCTGTATCTGAGTTTCGGCATAGTTGGTTGCAGTGCCAAACAGAGAGAGCGCTTATTGAGCTGCAAGTAACGTTGACTAGAAGCCTTTGAAACCAGTTTCAGATTGTTTTTCGCAGATTCCAATTGGTGTTTTCTTGAAAAAATCCCGCCCACACTATCATCGAGACTACTGCGATTGGCGCGCAACATTCTTATACCAAATCCCGTTGATCATGACCTATGTGCCCATTGCCTGTGTCCGATCGACATGATTTTCCAGGGCTGATCGATGAGCTTGTTCCAGGCGTCACAGCAGTGGTCGACGATGTCGTCGTATGAGTTGAAGACGCG
This sequence is a window from Alphaproteobacteria bacterium. Protein-coding genes within it:
- a CDS encoding IS630 family transposase: RVFNSYDDIVDHCCDAWNKLIDQPWKIMSIGHRQWAHRS